The proteins below are encoded in one region of Hordeum vulgare subsp. vulgare chromosome 3H, MorexV3_pseudomolecules_assembly, whole genome shotgun sequence:
- the LOC123440222 gene encoding 3-ketoacyl-CoA synthase 6-like, with amino-acid sequence MGLSPHVVMVSRLVVDNFFRVVVAAAVVAAAVVGRACPIIICPEEILEKMLALPPAHVLTAVILAAALEKMRRMRRTRDVYLVEYGCFRPKPCYRTPFATCLEHAHLMPYLVDEESVAFAMRLLERSGLGEETCVPDAYHYMPPDRSLRASRDEAELVIFAAVDDLFAKTPAINPAVDVDVLVVNCSIFTPVPVFADMVVNKYRLRADVKVVNLSGMGCSAGLVSVGLASKILQAAPEGTRVLIVSTEILSSQYYVGTERAMLLPNCLFRMGAAAMILSNSPTQARFRLRRVVRTVTAARDADYRCVFQEEDDKGNTGIRLSKDLATTAGYALKNNIAAFGPLVLPATEQLLVALSLLKRRLLRGRAKVRLYRPDFRTAFEHICIHAGGRGVIDEVQDGLGLSDDDVEASRMTLHRFGNTSSSSVLYELAYLEAKGRMKKDDRVWMISFGAGFDCNSVAWECIKPAGDADGPWADCIARYPVQLPEIDKDM; translated from the coding sequence ATGGGTTTGTCACCTCACGTCGTGATGGTGAGCCGACTTGTCGTGGACAACTTCTTCCGGGTCGTCGTCGCGGCGGCCGTCGTCGCTGCCGCCGTCGTAGGCAGGGCGTGCCCCATTATCATTTGCCCCGAGGAGATCCTGGAGAAGATGCTGGCCCTGCCGCCTGCCCACGTCCTGACGGCGGTGATCCTGGCGGCGGCCCTGGAGAAGATGCGGCGCATGCGGCGGACGCGGGACGTCTACCTCGTGGAGTACGGCTGCTTCCGGCCCAAGCCCTGCTACCGCACGCCCTTCGCCACGTGCCTGGAGCACGCGCACCTCATGCCGTACCTCGTCGACGAGGAGAGCGTCGCCTTCGCGATGCGGCTGCTGGAGCGCTCCGGGCTCGGCGAGGAGACATGCGTGCCGGACGCCTACCACTACATGCCCCCGGACCGCAGCCTCAGGGCGTCCCGGGACGAGGCCGAGCTGGTCATCTTCGCCGCTGTCGACGACCTGTTCGCCAAGACGCCCGCGATCAACCCCGCCGTCGACGTCGACGTGCTCGTCGTCAACTGCAGCATCTTCACGCCCGTCCCGGTCTTCGCCgacatggtcgtcaacaagtACCGGCTCCGCGCCGACGTCAAGGTCGTCAACCTGTCCGGGATGGGCTGCAGCGCCGGGCTCGTCTCCGTCGGCCTCGCCAGCAAAATCCTGCAGGCGGCGCCGGAAGGCACGCGCGTGCTCATAGTGTCCACGGAGATCCTGTCGTCGCAGTACTACGTGGGCACGGAGCGCGCCATGCTGCTGCCAAACTGCCTCTTCCGCATGGGCGCCGCCGCCATGATCCTCTCCAACTCCCCGACCCAGGCGAGGTTCCGCCTCCGTCGCGTGGTGCGCACCGTCACCGCCGCACGGGACGCCGACTACCGCTGCGTGTTCCAGGAGGAGGACGACAAGGGGAACACCGGCATCCGCCTCTCCAAGGACCTCGCCACCACCGCAGGCTACGCGCTCAAGAACAACATCGCGGCCTTCGGGCCCCTCGTCCTGCCGGCCACGGAGCAGCTCCTCGTCGCGCTGTCGTTGCTGAAACGGAGGCTCCTGAGAGGGCGCGCCAAGGTGAGGCTGTACCGGCCGGACTTCCGCACCGCGTTCGAGCACATCTGCATCCACGCGGGCGGGCGCGGCGTGATCGACGAGGTGCAGGACGGCCTCGGCCTCTCCGACGACGACGTCGAGGCGTCGAGGATGACGCTGCACAGGTTCGGCAACACGTCCAGCAGCTCGGTCCTGTACGAGCTGGCATACCTGGAGGCCAAGGGCCGGATGAAGAAGGACGACAGGGTGTGGATGATCTCCTTCGGCGCCGGATTCGACTGCAACAGCGTCGCGTGGGAGTGCATCAAGCCAGCCGGCGACGCCGACGGGCCGTGGGCCGACTGCATCGCCCGCTACCCGGTGCAGCTGCCCGAAATCGACAAGGACATGTGA